One region of Calditrichota bacterium genomic DNA includes:
- a CDS encoding DUF362 domain-containing protein, giving the protein MKKVSRRDFLSLSSQLGLLVFIPPVLPSRSRYRLSERPYQPTPDLFVARNGTAADLVDRVVTGLGGMSRFVHKGDVVVVKPNMSWDRTPAQGANTNPEVVAEVVKLCFKAGAKKVRVFDRTCNEAKRSYEHSGVAEAAKKAGAEVYFPYKRNYVSVKIPNGERLHSWKIYKDVLDADVLINVPTAKHHSLSQVTLGIKNLMGYLGNDRGKIHRHFDQKIVDIASVLHPQLTILDATRLLLRNGPQGGNLNDVKWIHTVVGGTDMVAVDAFGASLFGLDPTKLGFLVDAHKRGLGEMDLKKITIHRV; this is encoded by the coding sequence ATGAAGAAAGTATCGCGCAGAGATTTTCTGTCACTTAGCAGCCAATTGGGACTGCTTGTTTTTATTCCGCCTGTTTTGCCGTCTCGATCCCGTTATCGTTTGTCTGAACGGCCCTACCAGCCGACACCGGATTTGTTCGTAGCCCGCAATGGGACAGCGGCCGATTTGGTTGACCGGGTCGTGACCGGACTGGGCGGAATGAGCCGGTTTGTTCACAAGGGTGATGTGGTGGTGGTCAAACCCAATATGAGCTGGGATCGAACACCGGCTCAGGGAGCCAATACAAATCCTGAGGTGGTGGCTGAGGTGGTTAAACTTTGTTTCAAAGCGGGTGCCAAAAAGGTGCGCGTTTTTGACCGGACCTGTAACGAGGCCAAGCGGAGCTACGAACACAGCGGGGTAGCCGAGGCGGCCAAAAAGGCGGGAGCAGAGGTTTATTTCCCCTACAAGCGCAACTATGTTTCGGTGAAAATTCCGAATGGGGAACGCCTGCACTCCTGGAAAATCTACAAGGATGTTCTGGATGCTGATGTGCTGATCAACGTTCCCACAGCCAAACACCATAGCCTTTCACAGGTTACGCTTGGGATAAAGAATCTCATGGGCTATTTGGGAAATGACCGCGGGAAAATTCACCGCCATTTTGACCAAAAGATTGTGGATATTGCCTCTGTTCTTCATCCGCAGCTTACCATTCTGGACGCAACCCGATTGCTGCTCCGGAACGGCCCTCAGGGCGGGAATTTAAATGACGTCAAATGGATTCATACCGTTGTTGGCGGGACAGATATGGTCGCCGTGGATGCCTTTGGTGCATCCCTCTTCGGGCTCGATCCGACTAAACTTGGTTTTCTGGTGGATGCTCACAAGAGAGGGTTGGGCGAGATGGATCTTAAAAAAATCACTATCCACCGGGTTTAG
- a CDS encoding ABC transporter permease, giving the protein MKRLLKNWEVRIGGTLVGIFLLVTVFAPVLTPYRPNEIDMRPQVQLQAPSWQHPMGTDQFGRDILTRVLYGSRISVTIALIVVFLATVWGTFYGGVAGFFGHQIDFVLMRIVDFMLSIPIIFLYIFVASFWGNNLVLLILLLSGTSWMGISRLVRAEVLSIKKAPFVEAAFLLNIPRWKIFFRHVLFNSLTPVLVAATMKVGIIVLVESTLSFIGLGVQPPTPSWGNMIAEGKDFLLDGWWMSFFPGLAIVSLVVSINLLGDGLQRIFHLHAR; this is encoded by the coding sequence ATGAAACGGCTCCTCAAGAATTGGGAAGTTCGAATTGGAGGTACACTGGTTGGTATCTTTCTACTGGTGACCGTGTTTGCCCCTGTTTTAACGCCCTATCGCCCGAATGAAATCGACATGCGCCCGCAGGTGCAGCTTCAGGCACCTTCCTGGCAGCATCCCATGGGCACCGACCAGTTTGGGCGCGATATCTTGACCCGGGTGTTGTACGGGAGTCGAATTTCTGTAACCATTGCACTGATTGTCGTATTCCTGGCTACCGTTTGGGGAACATTCTATGGAGGGGTGGCAGGATTCTTCGGACACCAAATCGATTTTGTTCTTATGCGCATCGTTGATTTTATGCTGTCCATCCCAATTATTTTTCTGTACATTTTTGTGGCGTCCTTTTGGGGGAATAATTTGGTTTTGCTCATTTTATTGCTGAGCGGAACCAGCTGGATGGGAATCTCCCGCCTGGTTCGGGCAGAGGTGCTTTCGATTAAAAAAGCGCCTTTTGTTGAGGCTGCTTTTTTGCTGAATATCCCCAGATGGAAGATATTTTTTCGGCATGTTTTATTTAATAGCCTGACCCCCGTTCTGGTGGCGGCCACCATGAAAGTGGGTATTATTGTCCTGGTTGAAAGTACTTTGAGTTTTATCGGGCTGGGGGTACAGCCCCCAACACCCAGTTGGGGAAACATGATTGCTGAGGGCAAAGATTTTCTCCTGGACGGCTGGTGGATGTCATTTTTCCCCGGTCTGGCCATTGTCTCCCTTGTGGTCAGTATTAATCTGTTGGGAGATGGACTCCAGAGAATCTTTCATCTGCATGCCCGATAA
- a CDS encoding ABC transporter permease, giving the protein MLISIILKRIAHSIVLLLAVLTFTFLIIHLVPGSPVDYLTDPRLSPETIATIQKNIGADDSLPIQYVHWLKNFLTGDFGYSFSQQRPVTDVLKDAIPATLVLTVSAFLLELMLGIFFGVLAAINYHQRLGHFINLVSLTLFGIPEFWLGLMAILLFSIKWHLFPTGQTATVGMHHAPFLSYLLDLLHHLVLPVLVLALGSAAYTTRFVRGNMLGILQKDFISQSRLLGIPSRKIFFKYALKNTLLPVVTLIGLGFPFLLGGSLVVEYLFSWPGMGWLTFHAVLTRDYPVILANTTLVAILVILGNLFSDVLYPLVDPRIRYTGNYDR; this is encoded by the coding sequence ATGTTAATTTCTATTATATTGAAGCGAATCGCTCATTCTATTGTTCTTCTTCTGGCTGTTCTGACATTTACGTTCTTGATCATCCATCTGGTGCCGGGTTCGCCCGTGGATTATTTAACGGACCCTCGCCTGTCTCCTGAAACCATCGCAACCATTCAAAAGAATATTGGCGCGGATGACTCCCTCCCCATCCAATATGTTCACTGGCTAAAAAATTTTCTGACGGGAGATTTTGGTTATTCTTTTTCCCAGCAGCGACCCGTGACAGATGTTTTAAAAGATGCTATTCCGGCAACACTGGTATTGACCGTATCGGCCTTTTTACTGGAGCTGATGTTGGGGATATTCTTTGGTGTTCTGGCGGCGATCAACTATCACCAAAGGTTAGGGCATTTCATTAATCTTGTGTCTCTGACGCTTTTCGGTATTCCAGAATTCTGGCTCGGTTTAATGGCCATTCTTCTGTTCTCCATAAAATGGCATTTATTCCCTACCGGTCAAACAGCAACTGTGGGAATGCATCATGCCCCGTTTCTCTCCTATTTGCTTGATTTGCTCCACCATTTGGTGTTGCCCGTGCTTGTTCTTGCCTTGGGGTCTGCCGCATACACCACCCGTTTTGTCCGCGGAAATATGCTTGGAATCTTACAAAAGGATTTCATTTCGCAGAGCCGCCTGTTGGGCATTCCATCCCGAAAGATTTTCTTTAAGTACGCTTTGAAAAACACCCTTCTTCCTGTTGTTACACTTATTGGTCTTGGATTTCCATTTTTACTGGGCGGTTCTCTGGTGGTGGAATACCTTTTTTCATGGCCGGGTATGGGCTGGCTCACGTTTCACGCGGTTCTCACCCGGGACTATCCGGTTATTCTCGCTAATACGACGTTGGTTGCCATTCTCGTGATTCTGGGTAATTTATTCTCCGATGTGCTGTATCCACTGGTTGATCCCAGAATACGATACACAGGAAATTATGATCGATGA
- a CDS encoding tetratricopeptide repeat protein, whose translation MKGRIQVVIIILLGIFVLSQLGTQAVFAQENQAKQLQELQKKISVVRQKMDEASKAKKLDEYNKYKKQYDSLIAESKKIIASSKELMRREKAKANAFNTANKYLKLGQYQQAINGYQKALSIDSTFANAYFGMGLAYKKMRKYAEAEKYYEKALHFNPNNANYYFALGTLYRDERKYDKALETYETAVTNNPNNYKAYYEMGVIYSKKKDYKKAIESFQKAINANPKYAKAYVALGVSYTNLGKTKEAIQAYENAVSFNQRDYRAFYRLAKAYNDLKEYKKGLHAAKKSIALRRSFAPAHVEAARALENLGRYNEAIKEYKIAAHDVRWRKFANYQIDEIKRKLKKRS comes from the coding sequence ATGAAGGGTAGAATTCAAGTAGTCATCATCATCCTGCTGGGAATTTTTGTTCTTTCTCAACTTGGAACACAGGCCGTTTTTGCACAGGAAAATCAGGCAAAACAGCTTCAGGAACTTCAAAAGAAAATAAGTGTTGTTCGGCAAAAAATGGATGAGGCATCCAAAGCCAAGAAATTGGATGAATATAATAAGTATAAAAAACAATATGATAGTCTTATTGCCGAATCGAAAAAAATTATCGCGTCTTCAAAGGAATTAATGAGACGCGAAAAAGCCAAAGCGAATGCATTTAACACGGCCAATAAGTATCTCAAATTAGGGCAATACCAACAAGCAATTAACGGATATCAAAAGGCATTATCGATTGATAGCACGTTCGCAAATGCCTATTTTGGAATGGGGCTGGCCTATAAAAAAATGAGAAAATACGCCGAAGCCGAAAAATATTACGAAAAAGCCTTGCACTTTAATCCCAACAATGCCAATTATTATTTTGCTTTGGGAACGCTCTATCGGGATGAACGAAAATATGACAAGGCGTTGGAAACCTATGAAACGGCCGTTACGAATAATCCGAATAATTACAAAGCCTACTATGAGATGGGGGTGATTTACAGTAAAAAGAAGGACTACAAAAAAGCAATTGAATCTTTTCAGAAGGCCATTAACGCAAATCCAAAATATGCAAAGGCTTATGTTGCTCTGGGTGTTTCTTATACAAACCTGGGAAAAACGAAAGAAGCCATCCAGGCCTATGAAAATGCGGTCAGCTTTAATCAACGAGACTATCGGGCCTTTTACCGGCTGGCAAAAGCCTACAACGATTTAAAGGAATACAAAAAAGGACTGCACGCGGCCAAAAAGTCAATTGCTTTAAGACGATCATTTGCTCCGGCACACGTAGAGGCTGCCCGGGCCCTGGAAAATCTGGGTCGATACAATGAGGCGATAAAGGAATACAAAATTGCCGCTCACGATGTTCGATGGAGAAAGTTTGCAAATTATCAGATTGATGAGATTAAACGCAAGCTCAAAAAACGCAGCTAA